Sequence from the Planctomycetia bacterium genome:
ATAAATCATGATTCATATCGAAAATGATACATACTGGATCGACGGATTTGACCGGCGGCGCGCCCAAATTGGCCTGTCCAAGGCGGACCTGGCGCGTCGGTCCGGCATGTCATTACCGACCGTGAATCGGTTTCTGGCCGGCAAAGAGCCGCGGCCAAGTGTTCAGGTGGTGCAGGCGATTGCTAACACTCTCGGGCTCAAAGTTCAATTGGGCGCTGAAATCGAGGTGATCGCGCCGCTTGATCCGGCGGCGTTCCGAGCACAGGCAGCGCTAGCTAAGGCGGAACGCTTAATTCGCCTGGTGCAGGGTTCCATGGCATTGGAGTCACAAGGCATCGAAACGAAGGAACTCGAAGCGCTCAAGCAACAAACCGTTCACGAACTGTTGGCCGGCTCGCCGCGTCGCCTTTGGAGCGAGGAATGAGCTTCGGGACGCCGATCGAGGGCGAAACCCTGATCGACATATCCGGCCTGCGCATCGCGGGAGTCACGAATCGACGCGAATTGAGTGCAGTCG
This genomic interval carries:
- a CDS encoding helix-turn-helix domain-containing protein is translated as MIHIENDTYWIDGFDRRRAQIGLSKADLARRSGMSLPTVNRFLAGKEPRPSVQVVQAIANTLGLKVQLGAEIEVIAPLDPAAFRAQAALAKAERLIRLVQGSMALESQGIETKELEALKQQTVHELLAGSPRRLWSEE